In one window of Pseudodesulfovibrio sp. S3 DNA:
- a CDS encoding PLD nuclease N-terminal domain-containing protein, whose product MIADFSALTPMQWTILLVSIALCFSVSAWAILDVWKRTYESPMEKSLWMQICIFIPIIGALSYLFLGKQRGRL is encoded by the coding sequence ATGATCGCAGACTTTTCAGCCCTTACTCCAATGCAATGGACCATTCTGCTGGTTTCCATCGCACTCTGCTTTTCCGTTAGCGCCTGGGCCATCTTGGACGTCTGGAAACGCACCTATGAATCTCCGATGGAAAAAAGCCTCTGGATGCAAATCTGTATTTTTATTCCCATTATTGGCGCTCTGTCGTATCTTTTTCTCGGTAAACAAAGAGGGAGATTATAA